One genomic segment of Melospiza melodia melodia isolate bMelMel2 chromosome 22, bMelMel2.pri, whole genome shotgun sequence includes these proteins:
- the CRAT gene encoding carnitine O-acetyltransferase isoform X2: MGEGGAEGTGNLESTIETSSSGRMCNTAHPEGCCYSFWGKLARPCGLLKQTALNKIVGRFQLHQEALPHLPVPPLQQTLDRYLLALQPIISPEELSHTQQLVAEFRKPGGVGERLQKGLERRAKKTENWLSDWWLKTAYLEYRLPVVVHSSPGVVLPKQDFLDRQGQLRFAAKLIEGILDFKVMIDNETLPVEYMGGKPLCMNQYYQILSSCRIPGPKRDSIVNYAKGKKQSRHITVVHNFQFFELDVYHSDGSPLTADQLFIQLEKIWNTSLQTNKEPIGILTTNHRNSWAKAYNNLLKDKTNKESVRAIEKSICTVCLDAPMPRVSEDIYKSRVAAQMLHGGGSRLNSGNRWFDKTLQFIVAEDGSCGLVYEHAPSEGPPIVALLDHIVEFTKKPETGKSPTVHLPMPKKLRFNITPEIKNDIENAKQNLNIMVEDLDIKVMVFHQFGKGFPKSEKISPDAFIQLALQLAYYRMYGRACATYESASLRMFRLGRTDTIRSASVDSLKFVQSMDSPDKSDQEKADLLRKATQAHREYTDMAIRGNAIDRHLLGLKLQAIEDLVSIPELFMDTAYAVAMHFNLSTSQVPAKTDCVMCFGPVVPDGYGVCYNPMEEHINFAISAFNSCADTNAARMAHYLEKALLDMRILLQAAPKSKL, encoded by the exons ATGGGagagggaggtgcagagggaacTGGAAACCTTGAGAGTACTATTGAAACATCTTCAAGCGGAAGAATGTGCAACACTGCTCATCCAGAAGGATGTTGTTACTCTTTTTGGGGAAAACTG GCCAGGCCCTGTGGCCTGCTGAAGCAGACAGCTCTAAACAAGATCGTGGGCAGATTCCAGCTGCACCAGGAGGCGCTGCCCCACCTGCCCGTGCCccccctgcagcagaccctggaCCGGTAcctgctggccctgcagcccatCATCAGCCCCGAGGAGCTGAGCCACACGCAGCAGCTCGTGGCCGAGTTCCGCAAGCCGGGAGGCGTCGGCGAGAGGCTGCAGAAAGGCCTGGAGAGAAGAGCCAAGAAAACAGAGAACTGG CTCTCAGACTGGTGGCTGAAGACAGCTTACCTGGAATATCGCTTGCCAGTCGTGGTCCACTCCAGCCCAGGTGTGGTTTTACCTAAGCAGGATTTTCTGGATCGACAAGGTCAGCTCAG GTTTGCTGCCAAGCTGATCGAGGGTATCCTGGATTTCAAGGTCATGATTGACAA TGAGACCCTCCCAGTGGAGTACATGGGTGGGAAGCCCCTCTGTATGAACCAGTACTACCAGATCCTCTCATCCTGCCGCATTCCCGGGCCCAAGCGGGACTCCATTGTCAACTATGCCAAAGGCAAAAAGCAGTCCAGACACATCACAGTCGTTCACAACTTCCAG TTCTTTGAGCTGGATGTTTACCACAGTGATGGATCTCCCCTTACTGCTGACCAGCTCTTCATTCAGCTGGAGAAGATTTGGAACACCTCCCTCCAAACCAACAAAGAACCTATTGGGATCCTCACCACCAACCACCGAAACAGCTGGGCAAAAGCCTACAACAACCTCCTGAAAG ATAAGACCAACAAGGAGTCCGTGCGTGCGATTGAGAAGAGCATCTGCACCGTGTGCCTGGACGCCCCCATGCCCCGGGTGTCCGAGGACATCTACAAGAGCCGCGTGGCCGCGCAGATGCTGCACGGCGGCGGCAGCCGCTTGAACAGCGGCAACCGATGGTTCGACAAAACCCTGCAG TTCATCGTTGCTGAAGATGGCTCCTGTGGTCTCGTATATGAGCACGCTCCCTCCGAAGGCCCACCCATCGTTGCTCTTCTGGACCACATCGTGGAGTTCAC GAAGAAACCTGAGACGGGCAAATCTCCTACAGTTCATCTGCCAATGCCCAAAAAGCTGCGGTTTAACATCACCCCAGAAATCAAGAATGACATTGAGAATGCAAAGCAAAACCTCAACAT AATGGTAGAAGATCTGGATATCAAAGTCATGGTCTTTCATCAATTTGGGAAAGGATTTCCCAAGTCAGAGAAGATAAGCCCTGATGCTTTTATCCAGCTGGCCTTGCAGCTGGCATACTACAG GATGTACGGCCGCGCCTGTGCCACGTACGAGAGCGCGTCGCTGCGCATGTTCCGCCTGGGCCGCACCGACACCATCCGCTCCGCCTCCGTGGACTCCCTCAAGTTTGTGCAGTCCATGGACAGCCCTGACAAATCG GACCAGGAGAAAGCAGACCTGCTGAGGAAAGCCACACAGGCCCACAGGGAATACACAGACATG GCCATACGGGGCAATGCCATAGACCGGCACCTCCTGGGGCTGAAGCTCCAGGCAATCGAGGACCTGGTGAGCATTCCTGAGCTCTTCATGGACACAGCCTATGCTGTTGCAATGCACTTCAACCTCTCAACCAGCCAG GTCCCAGCCAAGACAGATTGTGTGATGTGTTTTGGTCCCGTGGTTCCAGATGGCTATGGAGTGTGTTACAACCCCATGGAGGAACACATCAACTTTGCAATTTCAGCCTTCAATAGCTGTGCTGACACAAACGCCGCCCGCATGGCACACTACCTTGAGAAAGCACTGCTGGACATGAGGATCTTGCTCCAGGCTGCTCCCAAATCCAAACTGTAA
- the CRAT gene encoding carnitine O-acetyltransferase isoform X1, protein MAPRDSPHSKMAAGRPRPGAAERRRRPGCPCGGPGARGAGPCSPWWPRLRTLSGGRGDPHRPRESFAVCSVPPAMDRKQKQAEKARPCGLLKQTALNKIVGRFQLHQEALPHLPVPPLQQTLDRYLLALQPIISPEELSHTQQLVAEFRKPGGVGERLQKGLERRAKKTENWLSDWWLKTAYLEYRLPVVVHSSPGVVLPKQDFLDRQGQLRFAAKLIEGILDFKVMIDNETLPVEYMGGKPLCMNQYYQILSSCRIPGPKRDSIVNYAKGKKQSRHITVVHNFQFFELDVYHSDGSPLTADQLFIQLEKIWNTSLQTNKEPIGILTTNHRNSWAKAYNNLLKDKTNKESVRAIEKSICTVCLDAPMPRVSEDIYKSRVAAQMLHGGGSRLNSGNRWFDKTLQFIVAEDGSCGLVYEHAPSEGPPIVALLDHIVEFTKKPETGKSPTVHLPMPKKLRFNITPEIKNDIENAKQNLNIMVEDLDIKVMVFHQFGKGFPKSEKISPDAFIQLALQLAYYRMYGRACATYESASLRMFRLGRTDTIRSASVDSLKFVQSMDSPDKSDQEKADLLRKATQAHREYTDMAIRGNAIDRHLLGLKLQAIEDLVSIPELFMDTAYAVAMHFNLSTSQVPAKTDCVMCFGPVVPDGYGVCYNPMEEHINFAISAFNSCADTNAARMAHYLEKALLDMRILLQAAPKSKL, encoded by the exons ATGGCACCGCGGGATTCGCCCCACTCCAAGatggcggcggggcggccccgccccggggcggcggagcggcggcggcggccggggtgTCCTTGCGGCGGGCCCGGGGCCAGGGGCGCGGGGCCATGCTCGCCTTGGTGGCCAAGGCTGCG CACATTGTCAGGTGGAAGAGGAGACCCACACAGGCCCAGGGAGAGCTTTGCGGTCTGTTCTGTCCCACCGGCCATGGATAGGAAGCAGAAGCAAGCAGAGAAG GCCAGGCCCTGTGGCCTGCTGAAGCAGACAGCTCTAAACAAGATCGTGGGCAGATTCCAGCTGCACCAGGAGGCGCTGCCCCACCTGCCCGTGCCccccctgcagcagaccctggaCCGGTAcctgctggccctgcagcccatCATCAGCCCCGAGGAGCTGAGCCACACGCAGCAGCTCGTGGCCGAGTTCCGCAAGCCGGGAGGCGTCGGCGAGAGGCTGCAGAAAGGCCTGGAGAGAAGAGCCAAGAAAACAGAGAACTGG CTCTCAGACTGGTGGCTGAAGACAGCTTACCTGGAATATCGCTTGCCAGTCGTGGTCCACTCCAGCCCAGGTGTGGTTTTACCTAAGCAGGATTTTCTGGATCGACAAGGTCAGCTCAG GTTTGCTGCCAAGCTGATCGAGGGTATCCTGGATTTCAAGGTCATGATTGACAA TGAGACCCTCCCAGTGGAGTACATGGGTGGGAAGCCCCTCTGTATGAACCAGTACTACCAGATCCTCTCATCCTGCCGCATTCCCGGGCCCAAGCGGGACTCCATTGTCAACTATGCCAAAGGCAAAAAGCAGTCCAGACACATCACAGTCGTTCACAACTTCCAG TTCTTTGAGCTGGATGTTTACCACAGTGATGGATCTCCCCTTACTGCTGACCAGCTCTTCATTCAGCTGGAGAAGATTTGGAACACCTCCCTCCAAACCAACAAAGAACCTATTGGGATCCTCACCACCAACCACCGAAACAGCTGGGCAAAAGCCTACAACAACCTCCTGAAAG ATAAGACCAACAAGGAGTCCGTGCGTGCGATTGAGAAGAGCATCTGCACCGTGTGCCTGGACGCCCCCATGCCCCGGGTGTCCGAGGACATCTACAAGAGCCGCGTGGCCGCGCAGATGCTGCACGGCGGCGGCAGCCGCTTGAACAGCGGCAACCGATGGTTCGACAAAACCCTGCAG TTCATCGTTGCTGAAGATGGCTCCTGTGGTCTCGTATATGAGCACGCTCCCTCCGAAGGCCCACCCATCGTTGCTCTTCTGGACCACATCGTGGAGTTCAC GAAGAAACCTGAGACGGGCAAATCTCCTACAGTTCATCTGCCAATGCCCAAAAAGCTGCGGTTTAACATCACCCCAGAAATCAAGAATGACATTGAGAATGCAAAGCAAAACCTCAACAT AATGGTAGAAGATCTGGATATCAAAGTCATGGTCTTTCATCAATTTGGGAAAGGATTTCCCAAGTCAGAGAAGATAAGCCCTGATGCTTTTATCCAGCTGGCCTTGCAGCTGGCATACTACAG GATGTACGGCCGCGCCTGTGCCACGTACGAGAGCGCGTCGCTGCGCATGTTCCGCCTGGGCCGCACCGACACCATCCGCTCCGCCTCCGTGGACTCCCTCAAGTTTGTGCAGTCCATGGACAGCCCTGACAAATCG GACCAGGAGAAAGCAGACCTGCTGAGGAAAGCCACACAGGCCCACAGGGAATACACAGACATG GCCATACGGGGCAATGCCATAGACCGGCACCTCCTGGGGCTGAAGCTCCAGGCAATCGAGGACCTGGTGAGCATTCCTGAGCTCTTCATGGACACAGCCTATGCTGTTGCAATGCACTTCAACCTCTCAACCAGCCAG GTCCCAGCCAAGACAGATTGTGTGATGTGTTTTGGTCCCGTGGTTCCAGATGGCTATGGAGTGTGTTACAACCCCATGGAGGAACACATCAACTTTGCAATTTCAGCCTTCAATAGCTGTGCTGACACAAACGCCGCCCGCATGGCACACTACCTTGAGAAAGCACTGCTGGACATGAGGATCTTGCTCCAGGCTGCTCCCAAATCCAAACTGTAA
- the PTPA gene encoding serine/threonine-protein phosphatase 2A activator, translating into MAESERRAGTSEEVAPPVQQCFMVPKKEINVVSDMAKWKRSQAYADYMGFILTLNEGVRGKKLTCEYKISEPIEKLVALLNTLDRWIDETPPVDQPSRFGNKAFRTWYAKLDQEAEKLVSAVIPKHLADAAPEVAVYLKESVGNSTRIDYGTGHEAAFAAFLCCLCKIGVLRVDDQMAIVFKVFNRYLEVMRKLQKTYRMEPAGSQGVWGLDDFQFLPFIWGSSQLIDHPSLEPRHFVDEKVVNENHKDFMFLECILFITEMKTGPFAEHSNQLWNISAVPSWSKVNQGLIRMYKAECLEKFPVIQHFKFGSLLPIQPVTS; encoded by the exons ATGGCAGAGAGCGAGCGGCGGGCAG GCACCTCTGAGGAGGTGGCTCCTCCTGTCCAGCAATGCTTCATGGTCCCCAAAAAGGAGATAAATGTGGTTTCTGACATGGCCAAGTGGAAACGATCTCAG GCATATGCAGACTACATGGGCTTCATCCTCACTCTGAATGAAGGTGTCAGGGGCAAGAAGCTGACCTGTGAATACAAAATTTCAGAG CCCATTGAAAAGCTGGTGGCTCTGCTGAACACCCTCGACAGATGGATCGATGAAACCCCGCCCGTGGATCAACCTTCTCGCTTTGGGAACAAAGCCTTCAGGACCTGGTATGCCAAACTGGACCAG GAGGCAGAAAAGTTGGTGTCAGCAGTGATTCCCAAGCATTTGGCTGATGCTGCCCCAGAAGTGGCCGTGTACCTGAAGGAATCTGTGGGGAACTCCACCCGCATTGACTATGGCACAG GGCATGAAGCTGCATTTGCAGCCTTTCTGTGCTGCCTCTGCAAAATCGGTGTGCTCAGAGTGGATGACCAGATGGCCATTGTCTTCAAAGTGTTTAACAG GTACCTGGAAGTGATGCGAAAACTGCAGAAAACCTACAGGATGGAACCTGCTGGCAGCCAGGGTGTGTGGGGCTTGGATGACTTCCAGTTCCTGCCTTTCATATGGGGCAGTTCCCAGCTGATAG ACCATCCCAGCCTGGAGCCTCGGCACTTTGTTGATGAGAAAGTGGTAAATGAAAACCATAAGGACTTCATGTTCCTGGAGTGCATCCTCTTCATTACAGAG ATGAAGACAGGCCCCTTTGCCGAGCACTCCAACCAGCTCTGGAACATCAGCGCCGTGCCCTCCTGGTCCAAGGTCAACCAGGGCCTCATCCGCATGTACAAGGCAGAG
- the CRAT gene encoding carnitine O-acetyltransferase isoform X3, whose product MLALVAKAAARPCGLLKQTALNKIVGRFQLHQEALPHLPVPPLQQTLDRYLLALQPIISPEELSHTQQLVAEFRKPGGVGERLQKGLERRAKKTENWLSDWWLKTAYLEYRLPVVVHSSPGVVLPKQDFLDRQGQLRFAAKLIEGILDFKVMIDNETLPVEYMGGKPLCMNQYYQILSSCRIPGPKRDSIVNYAKGKKQSRHITVVHNFQFFELDVYHSDGSPLTADQLFIQLEKIWNTSLQTNKEPIGILTTNHRNSWAKAYNNLLKDKTNKESVRAIEKSICTVCLDAPMPRVSEDIYKSRVAAQMLHGGGSRLNSGNRWFDKTLQFIVAEDGSCGLVYEHAPSEGPPIVALLDHIVEFTKKPETGKSPTVHLPMPKKLRFNITPEIKNDIENAKQNLNIMVEDLDIKVMVFHQFGKGFPKSEKISPDAFIQLALQLAYYRMYGRACATYESASLRMFRLGRTDTIRSASVDSLKFVQSMDSPDKSDQEKADLLRKATQAHREYTDMAIRGNAIDRHLLGLKLQAIEDLVSIPELFMDTAYAVAMHFNLSTSQVPAKTDCVMCFGPVVPDGYGVCYNPMEEHINFAISAFNSCADTNAARMAHYLEKALLDMRILLQAAPKSKL is encoded by the exons ATGCTCGCCTTGGTGGCCAAGGCTGCG GCCAGGCCCTGTGGCCTGCTGAAGCAGACAGCTCTAAACAAGATCGTGGGCAGATTCCAGCTGCACCAGGAGGCGCTGCCCCACCTGCCCGTGCCccccctgcagcagaccctggaCCGGTAcctgctggccctgcagcccatCATCAGCCCCGAGGAGCTGAGCCACACGCAGCAGCTCGTGGCCGAGTTCCGCAAGCCGGGAGGCGTCGGCGAGAGGCTGCAGAAAGGCCTGGAGAGAAGAGCCAAGAAAACAGAGAACTGG CTCTCAGACTGGTGGCTGAAGACAGCTTACCTGGAATATCGCTTGCCAGTCGTGGTCCACTCCAGCCCAGGTGTGGTTTTACCTAAGCAGGATTTTCTGGATCGACAAGGTCAGCTCAG GTTTGCTGCCAAGCTGATCGAGGGTATCCTGGATTTCAAGGTCATGATTGACAA TGAGACCCTCCCAGTGGAGTACATGGGTGGGAAGCCCCTCTGTATGAACCAGTACTACCAGATCCTCTCATCCTGCCGCATTCCCGGGCCCAAGCGGGACTCCATTGTCAACTATGCCAAAGGCAAAAAGCAGTCCAGACACATCACAGTCGTTCACAACTTCCAG TTCTTTGAGCTGGATGTTTACCACAGTGATGGATCTCCCCTTACTGCTGACCAGCTCTTCATTCAGCTGGAGAAGATTTGGAACACCTCCCTCCAAACCAACAAAGAACCTATTGGGATCCTCACCACCAACCACCGAAACAGCTGGGCAAAAGCCTACAACAACCTCCTGAAAG ATAAGACCAACAAGGAGTCCGTGCGTGCGATTGAGAAGAGCATCTGCACCGTGTGCCTGGACGCCCCCATGCCCCGGGTGTCCGAGGACATCTACAAGAGCCGCGTGGCCGCGCAGATGCTGCACGGCGGCGGCAGCCGCTTGAACAGCGGCAACCGATGGTTCGACAAAACCCTGCAG TTCATCGTTGCTGAAGATGGCTCCTGTGGTCTCGTATATGAGCACGCTCCCTCCGAAGGCCCACCCATCGTTGCTCTTCTGGACCACATCGTGGAGTTCAC GAAGAAACCTGAGACGGGCAAATCTCCTACAGTTCATCTGCCAATGCCCAAAAAGCTGCGGTTTAACATCACCCCAGAAATCAAGAATGACATTGAGAATGCAAAGCAAAACCTCAACAT AATGGTAGAAGATCTGGATATCAAAGTCATGGTCTTTCATCAATTTGGGAAAGGATTTCCCAAGTCAGAGAAGATAAGCCCTGATGCTTTTATCCAGCTGGCCTTGCAGCTGGCATACTACAG GATGTACGGCCGCGCCTGTGCCACGTACGAGAGCGCGTCGCTGCGCATGTTCCGCCTGGGCCGCACCGACACCATCCGCTCCGCCTCCGTGGACTCCCTCAAGTTTGTGCAGTCCATGGACAGCCCTGACAAATCG GACCAGGAGAAAGCAGACCTGCTGAGGAAAGCCACACAGGCCCACAGGGAATACACAGACATG GCCATACGGGGCAATGCCATAGACCGGCACCTCCTGGGGCTGAAGCTCCAGGCAATCGAGGACCTGGTGAGCATTCCTGAGCTCTTCATGGACACAGCCTATGCTGTTGCAATGCACTTCAACCTCTCAACCAGCCAG GTCCCAGCCAAGACAGATTGTGTGATGTGTTTTGGTCCCGTGGTTCCAGATGGCTATGGAGTGTGTTACAACCCCATGGAGGAACACATCAACTTTGCAATTTCAGCCTTCAATAGCTGTGCTGACACAAACGCCGCCCGCATGGCACACTACCTTGAGAAAGCACTGCTGGACATGAGGATCTTGCTCCAGGCTGCTCCCAAATCCAAACTGTAA